A single genomic interval of Lucilia cuprina isolate Lc7/37 chromosome 2, ASM2204524v1, whole genome shotgun sequence harbors:
- the LOC111688485 gene encoding uncharacterized protein LOC111688485 isoform X1, whose translation MDNTNSVLLPHILESLSQKPELCDTYENLCEEIGYVLSSENLKQQYGNVENALESALDVGRNLGIITLTDDLIRMPFNLSKSAKGPVATKKKSAVKSILSPTDDSENFIMQPRRTHTVRPAMIPHGRRSRRRISRSRRRRSGGRRRSRSRRR comes from the exons atGGATAATACAAATTCAGTGTTATTGCCGCATATTTTAGAAAGTCTCAGTCAAAAACCCGAATTat GTGATACCTATGAaaatctttgtgaagaaattGGTTATGTTTTGTCCTCTGAAAACTTGAAACAACAATATGGCAATGTTGAAAATGCTCTCGAAAGTGCTTTGGATGTGGGCCGAAATTTGGGTATAATAACTTTAACAGACGATCTAATAAGGATGCCATTTAATCTAAGTAAAAGTGCTAAGGGGCCAGTAGCAACAAAAAAG aagAGTGCAGTCAAATCTATTTTATCACCCACAGATGATTCGGAAAACTTTATAATGCAACCCAGACGTACACATACTGTACGACCTGCCATGATACCTCATGGACGACGTTCTAGAAGAAGGATTTCACGAAGTCGTCGTCGTAGAAGTGGTGGTAGACGACGTTCTCGTTCTAGACGTCGTTAA
- the LOC111688485 gene encoding uncharacterized protein LOC111688485 isoform X2 has product MDNTNSVLLPHILESLSQKPELCDTYENLCEEIGYVLSSENLKQQYGNVENALESALDVGRNLGIITLTDDLIRMPFNLSKSAKGPVATKKSAVKSILSPTDDSENFIMQPRRTHTVRPAMIPHGRRSRRRISRSRRRRSGGRRRSRSRRR; this is encoded by the exons atGGATAATACAAATTCAGTGTTATTGCCGCATATTTTAGAAAGTCTCAGTCAAAAACCCGAATTat GTGATACCTATGAaaatctttgtgaagaaattGGTTATGTTTTGTCCTCTGAAAACTTGAAACAACAATATGGCAATGTTGAAAATGCTCTCGAAAGTGCTTTGGATGTGGGCCGAAATTTGGGTATAATAACTTTAACAGACGATCTAATAAGGATGCCATTTAATCTAAGTAAAAGTGCTAAGGGGCCAGTAGCAACAAAAAAG AGTGCAGTCAAATCTATTTTATCACCCACAGATGATTCGGAAAACTTTATAATGCAACCCAGACGTACACATACTGTACGACCTGCCATGATACCTCATGGACGACGTTCTAGAAGAAGGATTTCACGAAGTCGTCGTCGTAGAAGTGGTGGTAGACGACGTTCTCGTTCTAGACGTCGTTAA